Sequence from the Actinomycetota bacterium genome:
CCCGGGCGTCCCTCGCCGCCTTCGCCAGGCGCATCGCCCCATGGGCGCTGCCCCTGCTCGCCGGGGCGCTTGGCGCGCTGCTGGCCGTCACCTTTCTGGCCCGGCAGGAGGTCACCGTCGGGCCGGCCCGGGTGCGGCTGGAGGCCGGCCCGGCCGTGACCGGGTCGAGCCGGCTGGCCGCGCCGCCGTTCGGGTCGGTCTCGGCCCGGACCCACCAGGGACCGCTCGCCCTGCGGGCCACCATCGACGACATCGACGTCCAGGGGCTGGGGCGGGTGCTGGAGGGCAGCCCGGGTCCCCCCGGGCCCGGCGGGCCCCGCTTCGCCGAGCTGGAGGCGACCCTCGGCCCCCTGGAGGACGAGGCCCGGCGGGCCGCCACCGTGTTCGTGGTCCGGATCGCCGTGCTCGGGCTGGCCGGCGGGCTGGCCGGGGTGCTGCTGTTCCGCCGCCGGACCGGCCGGCGGCTGCTGCGCTGCGGCCTCGGCGGCCTCCTGGCCACCGTCGTGCTGCTGGGGCCGGCCCTGGCCACCTACGACCTGACCGCCTTCCGCGAGCCCCGCTACGACGGCGCCCTGGAGTACGCCCCGGCCCTGATCGGCGACGTCCGCACCGGCCTTGACCGGCTGCGCACCCTGCGCGAGGAGATGGTCCGCGTCGGCCGCAACCTGGACCGGGCCTACGCCGCCCTGGCCAACCCGGTCGGTGAGCTCGACGGCAACGGCACCGTCCGGGTCCTGCACGTCTCCGACCTGCACCTCAACCCGGCCGGGTTCGACCTGGCCGAGCGGCTGGCCACCCAGTTCGACGTGGCCGCGGTGGTCGACACCGGCGACATGGGCACCTGGGGGCTGCCGACGGAGCCGGCGGTGGCCACCAACATCGGCCGCTTCCGGGTGCCGTACCTGTTCGTCAAGGGCAACCACGACGACGCCGACATGGTCGAGGCCGTGGCCGCCAACGACAACGCCCGGGTGCTGGACGGCGGCGGCGCCGAGGTCGCCGGGATCCGCTTCTTCGGGGTCGCCGACCCGACCTTCACCCCGGGCAAGGGCCACCGGGTGGAGGAGTTCGAGGAGTTCAAGGTGGAGCGGAGCGTCGGCGTGGCCGACGCCATCGAACGCCAGGCCCTGCGCCCCGACGTCCTCCTGGTCCACGACGGCCGCCTGGCCGCCTACGCCCGCGGGCACG
This genomic interval carries:
- a CDS encoding metallophosphoesterase family protein; this translates as MGAVPRPGGRRRPRLTVPPSTRASLAAFARRIAPWALPLLAGALGALLAVTFLARQEVTVGPARVRLEAGPAVTGSSRLAAPPFGSVSARTHQGPLALRATIDDIDVQGLGRVLEGSPGPPGPGGPRFAELEATLGPLEDEARRAATVFVVRIAVLGLAGGLAGVLLFRRRTGRRLLRCGLGGLLATVVLLGPALATYDLTAFREPRYDGALEYAPALIGDVRTGLDRLRTLREEMVRVGRNLDRAYAALANPVGELDGNGTVRVLHVSDLHLNPAGFDLAERLATQFDVAAVVDTGDMGTWGLPTEPAVATNIGRFRVPYLFVKGNHDDADMVEAVAANDNARVLDGGGAEVAGIRFFGVADPTFTPGKGHRVEEFEEFKVERSVGVADAIERQALRPDVLLVHDGRLAAYARGHVATVLEGHLHRFGTEVVNGTRTLMTGTTGAGGPDNFRAPDPPPADAQVVYFDPETRRPVAVDRITVRLPGSSFSVERLLLPEGATAFTPDPLEVPPDLAPAPGAQGG